One window from the genome of Streptomyces cadmiisoli encodes:
- a CDS encoding TatD family hydrolase produces the protein MRIFDPHIHMTSRTTDDYEAMYAAGVRAVVEPSFWLGQPRTSPTTFLDYFDSLLGWEPFRAAQYGIAHHCTLALNPKEANDPRCLPVLDELPRYLVKDQVVAVGEIGYDSMTPAEDAALAAQLQLAAEHELPALVHTPHRDKLAGLRRTVDVVRESALSPDRVLLDHLNETTVKEAKDSGCWLGFSVYPDTKMDEERMVAILRAHGPERVLVNSAADWGRSDPLKTRKVADLMLAEGFTEDDVDRVLWRNPVAFYGLSGRLNLRVDTTDTTHEGNSILRGGE, from the coding sequence ATGCGCATCTTCGACCCCCACATCCACATGACGTCCAGGACCACCGACGACTACGAGGCGATGTACGCCGCCGGCGTCCGTGCCGTCGTCGAGCCCTCCTTCTGGCTCGGCCAGCCCCGCACCTCGCCCACCACCTTCCTCGACTACTTCGACTCGCTCCTCGGCTGGGAACCCTTCCGCGCCGCCCAGTACGGCATCGCCCACCACTGCACCCTCGCGCTGAACCCCAAGGAGGCCAACGACCCGCGCTGCCTCCCGGTCCTCGACGAACTGCCCCGGTATCTCGTCAAGGACCAGGTCGTCGCGGTAGGTGAGATCGGCTACGACTCGATGACCCCGGCCGAGGACGCCGCCCTCGCCGCCCAGCTCCAGCTCGCCGCCGAGCACGAGCTGCCCGCGCTCGTGCACACCCCGCACCGCGACAAGCTCGCCGGACTGCGGCGGACCGTCGACGTCGTCCGCGAGTCGGCTCTGTCGCCGGACCGCGTCCTGCTGGACCACCTCAACGAGACCACCGTCAAGGAGGCCAAGGACAGCGGCTGCTGGTTGGGCTTCTCCGTCTATCCGGACACCAAGATGGACGAGGAGCGGATGGTCGCGATCCTCCGGGCCCACGGCCCCGAACGGGTCCTCGTGAACTCCGCCGCCGACTGGGGCCGCAGCGATCCCCTCAAGACCCGCAAGGTCGCCGACCTGATGCTGGCCGAGGGCTTCACCGAGGACGACGTCGACCGGGTGCTGTGGCGCAACCCCGTCGCCTTCTACGGGCTGAGCGGCCGGCTGAACCTGCGGGTCGACACCACCGACACCACCCACGAGGGCAACTCCATCCTGCGCGGCGGGGAGTGA
- a CDS encoding sugar phosphate isomerase/epimerase family protein: MSPRPTAPEPPHTTPSQLPLRFGYGTNGLADLRLDDALALLADLGYDGVGLTLDHMHLDPLAPDLASRTRKVAQRLAELGLTATVETGARYVLDPRRKHGPSLLDPDAGDRARRVALLIRAVRVAADLGAHAVHCFSGTLPAGTDEDTAWKRLAESLAPVLDAATATGIPLAVEPEPGHLLGTLDGFHRLRRELGDPEALGLTLDIGHCQCLEPLSPADCVREAAPWLRHVQIEDMRRGVHEHLPFGDGEIDFPPVLEALAATGYQGLTVVELPRHSHAGPEHAERSLPFLRGAAAPASPRPDGPVPPPAAPVAPPGEPSAAPEGRTP; encoded by the coding sequence ATGAGCCCCCGGCCCACCGCACCCGAGCCCCCGCACACCACGCCCTCGCAGCTCCCGCTCCGCTTCGGCTACGGCACCAACGGCCTCGCCGACCTCCGGCTGGACGACGCCCTCGCCCTGCTCGCCGACCTCGGCTACGACGGCGTCGGACTCACCCTCGACCACATGCACCTCGACCCGCTCGCACCCGACCTGGCGTCGCGCACCCGCAAGGTGGCGCAGCGCCTCGCCGAACTCGGGCTGACCGCCACCGTGGAGACCGGAGCCCGGTACGTGCTCGACCCGCGCCGCAAGCACGGACCCTCCCTGCTGGACCCCGACGCCGGCGACCGCGCCCGCCGCGTGGCCCTGCTGATCCGCGCCGTCCGGGTCGCGGCCGACCTCGGCGCGCACGCCGTGCACTGCTTCAGCGGGACCCTCCCGGCCGGCACGGACGAGGACACGGCGTGGAAGCGTCTCGCCGAGAGCCTCGCCCCCGTCCTGGACGCCGCGACCGCCACCGGCATCCCGCTCGCCGTGGAACCCGAACCGGGACATCTCCTCGGCACGCTCGACGGCTTCCACCGCCTGCGCCGGGAACTCGGCGACCCCGAGGCCCTCGGACTCACCCTCGACATCGGCCACTGCCAGTGCCTCGAACCCCTCTCTCCCGCCGACTGCGTACGCGAGGCGGCGCCCTGGCTGCGGCACGTGCAGATCGAGGACATGCGCCGCGGTGTCCACGAACACCTCCCCTTCGGAGACGGAGAGATCGACTTCCCGCCCGTCCTCGAGGCCCTCGCCGCCACCGGCTACCAGGGCCTGACGGTCGTCGAACTGCCCCGCCACTCCCACGCGGGACCCGAGCACGCCGAACGCTCCCTGCCCTTCCTGCGCGGCGCCGCGGCACCCGCCTCCCCACGACCGGACGGGCCGGTCCCACCCCCCGCCGCGCCCGTCGCACCCCCCGGCGAGCCCTCCGCCGCCCCGGAAGGGAGAACCCCTTGA
- a CDS encoding nucleotide pyrophosphatase/phosphodiesterase family protein → MSAGTARTTPGTGPTPLLVLDVVGLTPRLLDHMPHLKALSRSGSHAPLGTVLPAVTCAAQSTFLTGTTPAEHGIVGNGWYFRELGDVLLWRQHNGLVAGDKLWDAARRAHPGYTVANICWWYAMGADTDYTVTPRPVYYADGRKEPDCYTRPPALHDELTEKLGTFPLFHFWGPGADLVSSRWIIDATRHILHTRQPDLTLCYLPHLDYDLQRFGPDDPRSRKAAADLDTAVAPLLDDARALGRTVVVLSEYGITPVSRPVDINRALRRAGLLEVHTQDGMEYLDPMASRAFAVADHQIAHVYVRRPEDMDATRAALDGLPGIEQLLDDEGKKAHGLDHPRSGELVAVAEPDAWFTYYYWLDDARAPDFAQLVEIHRKPGYDPVELFMDPLDPYVKVKAATALARKKLGMRYRMAVVPLDPSPVRGSHGRLPTSDDDGPLLICSTPRAVGDRVAATDVKQLLLQLAGLG, encoded by the coding sequence ATGAGCGCCGGCACCGCGCGGACCACCCCCGGCACCGGTCCGACGCCGCTGCTCGTCCTCGACGTCGTCGGACTCACCCCCCGGCTCCTCGACCACATGCCGCACCTCAAGGCCCTGAGCCGGTCCGGCTCGCACGCTCCGCTCGGCACCGTCCTGCCGGCCGTCACCTGCGCCGCCCAGTCCACGTTCCTGACCGGCACGACCCCGGCGGAGCACGGCATCGTCGGCAACGGCTGGTACTTCCGCGAACTCGGCGACGTCCTGCTGTGGCGCCAGCACAACGGCCTCGTCGCGGGCGACAAGCTCTGGGACGCCGCCCGCCGCGCGCACCCCGGCTACACCGTCGCCAACATCTGCTGGTGGTACGCCATGGGCGCGGACACCGACTACACCGTCACCCCCCGTCCGGTCTACTACGCCGACGGCCGCAAGGAACCCGACTGCTACACCAGGCCGCCGGCCCTCCACGACGAACTCACCGAGAAACTCGGCACGTTCCCGCTGTTCCACTTCTGGGGGCCGGGCGCCGATCTCGTCTCCAGCCGCTGGATCATCGACGCGACCCGCCACATCCTGCACACCCGGCAGCCCGACCTGACGCTCTGCTACCTCCCCCACCTCGACTACGACCTGCAGCGCTTCGGCCCCGACGACCCGCGCTCCCGGAAGGCCGCCGCCGACCTGGACACGGCCGTCGCACCGCTCCTGGACGACGCGCGGGCACTGGGCCGCACCGTGGTCGTGCTCTCCGAGTACGGCATCACCCCGGTGAGCCGGCCGGTCGACATCAACCGCGCGCTGCGCCGGGCGGGCCTGCTGGAGGTGCACACCCAGGACGGCATGGAGTACCTGGACCCGATGGCCTCCCGTGCCTTCGCGGTCGCCGACCACCAGATCGCGCACGTCTATGTGCGCCGCCCCGAGGACATGGACGCGACCCGGGCCGCGCTGGACGGGCTGCCCGGCATCGAGCAACTCCTGGACGACGAGGGCAAGAAGGCCCACGGCCTGGACCACCCGCGCTCGGGCGAACTCGTCGCCGTGGCCGAGCCGGACGCCTGGTTCACGTACTACTACTGGCTCGACGACGCCCGCGCGCCCGACTTCGCGCAACTCGTCGAGATCCACCGCAAACCCGGCTACGACCCGGTCGAACTCTTCATGGACCCCCTCGACCCCTACGTCAAGGTCAAGGCCGCGACCGCTCTGGCCCGCAAGAAACTCGGTATGCGGTACCGCATGGCGGTCGTCCCTCTGGATCCCTCACCTGTTCGCGGCAGCCACGGCCGCCTTCCCACGAGCGACGACGACGGTCCGCTCCTCATCTGCTCCACCCCCCGCGCCGTCGGCGACCGCGTGGCGGCCACCGATGTGAAACAACTCCTGCTCCAGCTCGCCGGACTCGGCTGA
- a CDS encoding sugar phosphate isomerase/epimerase family protein codes for MYPEHSAPSRTDAATTDTPDEGLRRTLGVGRRSFLSTCTAVAAGAVAAPVFGAAPALAQDRGRGHDHDHDHGHGGQVLVPPHKRGIILYTVRDATARDPLSTDLPSGFREVFKQLARHGYRQVEFAGYRQHANAPGGADLESVQGAKLLRAWLDDYGLRAQGNHGFIPSSWPLSTADLDTFKKHLEIANIIGMDHMGTGGDPTGSSYRADWDVAADKWNALGEIARREGIKLYTHNHDGAYGFLLDGGPLDSQGRPTRSSGIRKLEYFLKVTDPRVVWLEMDIFWAHVAQYKFHTYTAHDGSTRENVFDPARLVARNNKRYPLFHAKDGVVSTTNGMGYEMVPFGTGVIDYTTFFSRIGERNYHNPMVEDDNSPSATDPGQSLREAKISYDNMAALRKRRH; via the coding sequence CTGTATCCGGAGCATTCCGCCCCTTCCCGCACCGATGCCGCCACCACCGACACCCCCGACGAGGGACTGCGCCGCACCCTCGGTGTGGGCCGGCGCAGCTTCCTCAGCACCTGCACCGCCGTGGCGGCCGGAGCCGTCGCGGCCCCGGTCTTCGGCGCCGCCCCCGCCCTGGCGCAGGACCGCGGCAGAGGCCACGACCACGATCACGACCACGGCCACGGCGGGCAGGTGCTCGTCCCGCCGCACAAGCGCGGCATCATCCTCTACACCGTCCGTGACGCCACCGCCCGCGACCCGCTCTCCACCGACCTGCCCTCCGGCTTCCGCGAGGTGTTCAAGCAACTGGCCCGCCACGGTTACCGGCAGGTGGAGTTCGCGGGTTACCGCCAGCACGCGAACGCGCCCGGCGGCGCCGACCTGGAATCCGTGCAGGGCGCCAAGCTGCTGCGCGCCTGGCTCGACGACTACGGTCTGCGCGCCCAGGGCAACCACGGCTTCATACCGTCGTCCTGGCCGCTGTCGACGGCGGACCTGGACACCTTCAAGAAGCACCTGGAGATCGCCAACATCATCGGCATGGACCACATGGGCACCGGCGGCGACCCCACCGGCAGTTCCTACCGTGCCGACTGGGACGTGGCCGCCGACAAGTGGAACGCCCTCGGGGAGATCGCCCGTCGCGAGGGCATCAAGCTCTACACCCACAACCACGACGGCGCCTACGGCTTCCTGCTCGACGGAGGCCCGCTGGACTCCCAGGGCCGGCCGACCCGCAGCTCGGGCATCCGGAAGCTGGAGTACTTCCTCAAGGTCACCGACCCGAGGGTCGTCTGGCTGGAGATGGACATCTTCTGGGCGCACGTCGCTCAGTACAAGTTCCACACCTACACCGCCCACGACGGCTCCACCCGCGAGAACGTCTTCGACCCGGCCCGCCTGGTCGCCCGCAACAACAAGCGCTACCCGCTGTTCCACGCGAAGGACGGCGTCGTCAGCACGACCAACGGCATGGGCTACGAGATGGTGCCCTTCGGAACCGGGGTCATCGACTACACGACGTTCTTCTCACGGATCGGGGAGCGGAACTACCACAACCCGATGGTCGAGGACGACAACTCCCCGAGCGCCACCGACCCCGGGCAGTCGCTGCGGGAGGCCAAGATCAGCTACGACAACATGGCCGCGCTGCGCAAGCGGCGGCACTGA
- a CDS encoding SCO3242 family prenyltransferase: protein MTARSVPAPPAGGRGARGAGRARAWAELLRLPALFTVPGDTLSGAAATGTRPNSRTLYAIGSSVCLYEAGMVLNDWADREEDAAERPERPLPSGRVRPGSALAAACALTGAGLVLAARAGRPALTVAAPLAATVWAYDLALKHTPAGPVAMAAARGLDLLLGAAATTGRTREALPSAALLGTHTLAVTLVSRRETTGGTSVPPLVALATTALLTSLVTRRRLPPADRADSAGPPLPTRTPPARTPAAADPAGPGSRPVPVPRPGSTAPARFTADTALRAALATAYAVTAARPYTHAALNPSPPLTRRAVGGGIRATIPLQAALSARAGAGVTAAVIAALAPIGRKYARKVSVT from the coding sequence GTGACGGCGCGAAGCGTCCCGGCCCCACCTGCCGGGGGCCGGGGCGCCCGGGGGGCGGGACGGGCCCGCGCCTGGGCCGAACTCCTGCGGCTGCCCGCCCTGTTCACCGTCCCCGGCGACACCCTCAGCGGCGCCGCCGCCACCGGCACCCGGCCCAACTCCCGCACCTTGTACGCCATCGGCTCCTCCGTGTGCCTCTACGAGGCCGGAATGGTCCTCAACGACTGGGCGGACCGCGAGGAGGACGCCGCCGAGCGCCCCGAACGCCCGCTCCCGTCCGGCCGCGTCCGGCCCGGGTCCGCCCTCGCGGCGGCCTGCGCGCTCACCGGCGCGGGACTGGTCCTCGCCGCCCGGGCCGGCCGTCCCGCCCTCACCGTGGCCGCACCCCTCGCGGCCACCGTCTGGGCGTACGACCTCGCCCTGAAACACACACCCGCCGGACCGGTGGCCATGGCCGCCGCCCGCGGTCTCGACCTGCTCCTCGGCGCCGCGGCGACCACCGGCCGCACCCGCGAGGCGCTGCCGTCCGCCGCCCTCCTCGGCACCCACACCCTGGCGGTCACCCTCGTCTCCCGCCGGGAGACCACCGGCGGGACGTCCGTGCCGCCCCTGGTCGCCCTCGCCACCACCGCCCTCCTCACCAGCCTGGTGACACGCCGCCGCCTTCCCCCGGCGGACCGGGCGGACAGCGCGGGCCCCCCGCTCCCGACCCGCACGCCCCCGGCCCGGACACCGGCGGCCGCCGACCCCGCCGGACCCGGCAGCCGCCCCGTCCCGGTGCCGCGTCCGGGGAGCACCGCCCCGGCACGGTTCACCGCCGACACCGCCCTGCGGGCCGCCCTCGCCACCGCCTACGCCGTGACCGCCGCCCGCCCCTACACCCACGCCGCCCTCAACCCCTCACCCCCGCTCACCCGGCGAGCCGTCGGCGGCGGCATCCGCGCCACCATCCCCCTCCAGGCGGCGCTCTCGGCCCGCGCCGGAGCCGGCGTCACCGCCGCCGTCATCGCCGCGCTGGCCCCGATCGGACGGAAGTACGCGAGGAAGGTCAGCGTCACATGA
- the eboE gene encoding metabolite traffic protein EboE, translating into MRFRHPDGSTVHLAYCTNVHPAETLDGVLAQLRDHCEPVRRRLGRDRLGIGLWLAKDAAHALVSDPSALRGLRTELDTRGLEVVTLNGFPYEGFGAEEVKYRVYRPDWDDPERLDHTTALARLLAGLLPDDVTEGSISTLPLAWRTRGAESAHTALRTLGQRLDALRDLTGRSIRVGLEPEPGCLVETTGDAIAPLTAIGHDRIGICVDTCHLATSFEDPHTALDALTRAGVPVVKSQLSAALHAEHPHLPEVREALAAFDEPRFLHQTRTATAAGLRGTDDLGEALRGEALPDASPWRAHFHVPLHAAPAAPLTSTLAVLKAALTRMVGGPRPLTHHLEVETYTWQALPPELRPRARAQLVDGIAAELTLARDLLTDLGLKELP; encoded by the coding sequence ATGCGCTTCCGCCACCCCGACGGCTCCACCGTCCATCTCGCCTACTGCACCAACGTCCACCCCGCCGAGACCCTGGACGGAGTCCTCGCCCAGCTCCGCGACCACTGCGAACCGGTCCGCCGCCGCCTCGGCCGCGACCGTCTCGGCATCGGCCTGTGGCTCGCCAAGGACGCCGCCCACGCCTTGGTCTCCGACCCGTCGGCGCTGCGCGGTCTGCGCACCGAACTCGACACGCGCGGTCTGGAGGTCGTCACCCTCAACGGCTTCCCCTACGAGGGCTTCGGCGCCGAGGAGGTGAAGTACCGCGTCTACAGGCCGGACTGGGACGACCCCGAGCGCCTCGACCACACCACGGCACTCGCCCGGCTGCTGGCCGGCCTCCTCCCCGACGACGTGACCGAGGGCAGCATCTCCACCCTCCCCCTCGCCTGGCGCACCCGCGGCGCCGAATCGGCGCACACCGCGCTGCGCACCCTCGGCCAGCGCCTGGACGCGCTGCGGGACCTCACCGGCCGGTCCATCCGCGTCGGCCTGGAACCGGAACCCGGCTGCCTCGTGGAGACCACCGGTGACGCCATCGCCCCGCTGACCGCGATCGGTCACGACCGGATCGGCATCTGTGTCGACACCTGCCATCTCGCCACCTCCTTCGAGGATCCGCACACCGCTCTGGACGCCCTCACCCGGGCGGGCGTCCCCGTAGTCAAGAGCCAGCTCTCGGCCGCCCTGCACGCCGAACACCCCCATCTGCCCGAGGTCCGCGAGGCCCTCGCCGCCTTCGACGAACCCCGCTTCCTGCACCAGACCCGCACCGCCACCGCCGCCGGACTGCGCGGCACCGACGACCTGGGCGAGGCACTCCGGGGCGAGGCGCTTCCCGACGCCTCGCCCTGGCGCGCCCACTTCCACGTCCCCCTGCACGCGGCCCCCGCCGCGCCCCTCACCTCCACTCTCGCCGTACTGAAGGCCGCCCTGACCCGGATGGTCGGCGGTCCCCGGCCGCTCACCCACCACCTGGAGGTGGAGACGTACACCTGGCAGGCGCTCCCGCCGGAGCTGCGGCCCCGTGCCAGGGCCCAGCTCGTCGACGGCATCGCCGCCGAACTCACCCTCGCCCGGGACCTGCTGACCGACCTCGGACTGAAGGAGCTGCCATGA
- a CDS encoding EboA domain-containing protein: MTRHDTTEATPGGIPPDALRDEVAAQLAGPARDWLDRALTEAREHPGAHGPISAWELRLAEAGRRCGDEHADAARVLILHAAQADLDALTRVYRQGTAAERRAVLHALPHLVPGPDAVPLIEDALRTNDTRLLAAAVGPYAARHLDPHNWRHAVLKCLFTGVSVDAVGDLGERARADGELARMLGDYAAERSAAGRPVPEDLYRVLALTESAAPPHGTGTPHGKES, translated from the coding sequence TTGACCCGCCACGACACCACCGAGGCCACCCCCGGCGGCATCCCGCCGGACGCCCTCCGCGACGAGGTCGCGGCCCAGCTCGCCGGGCCGGCCCGCGACTGGCTCGACCGGGCCCTCACCGAGGCGAGGGAACACCCCGGCGCACACGGCCCGATCTCCGCGTGGGAACTGCGCCTGGCCGAGGCCGGACGCCGCTGCGGCGACGAGCACGCCGACGCCGCCCGGGTACTGATCCTGCACGCCGCGCAGGCCGACCTCGACGCACTCACCCGCGTCTACCGCCAGGGCACCGCCGCCGAACGCCGCGCCGTCCTGCACGCCCTGCCCCACCTGGTGCCGGGGCCGGACGCCGTCCCCCTGATCGAGGACGCCCTGCGCACCAACGACACCCGGCTGCTCGCCGCCGCCGTCGGCCCCTACGCCGCCCGGCACCTCGATCCGCACAACTGGCGTCACGCCGTGCTGAAGTGCCTGTTCACCGGTGTCTCCGTCGACGCGGTCGGCGATCTCGGCGAGCGCGCCCGCGCGGACGGCGAGCTGGCCCGCATGCTCGGCGACTACGCCGCCGAACGCAGCGCCGCGGGCCGTCCCGTACCCGAGGACCTGTACCGCGTCCTGGCCCTGACCGAGTCCGCCGCACCACCGCACGGCACGGGCACCCCCCACGGCAAGGAGTCCTGA
- a CDS encoding inositol-3-phosphate synthase, with translation MSASLSRPRVGVWLVGARGSVATTVVTGCAAVTAGLHPPTGMVTEHPSFTGSGLPALSDLVFGGHDTLDCPLPKRAETLTAGGVLPPGVATAVGAELAAADREIRPGGPTSGDTRTEAELIVAFADDIRDFVHRNELARAVVVNVASTEPASQGPDAPLPASTLYALAALRAGCPYVNFTPSEGMHHTAAASEAERSGLPYAGRDGKTGQTLLRAVLGPMFAQRALTVRAWSGTNLLGGGDGAALADPAAAAAKNAGKERVLADTLGTVPEGEVHIDDVPALGDWKTAWDHIAFDGFLGTRMVLQTIWQGCDSALAAPLVLDLARLTARAHEAGVSGPLTDLGFFFKDPVGDGPAALGEQYAALVAFGERLRAPSSTARPPGDAAPGERS, from the coding sequence ATGTCCGCGTCCCTCTCCCGACCGCGTGTGGGGGTGTGGCTGGTCGGAGCCCGAGGCTCCGTCGCCACCACCGTCGTCACGGGGTGCGCCGCCGTCACCGCGGGACTGCACCCGCCCACCGGCATGGTGACCGAGCACCCGTCGTTCACCGGCAGCGGCCTGCCCGCGCTGTCCGACCTCGTCTTCGGCGGCCACGACACCCTCGACTGCCCCCTGCCCAAACGCGCCGAGACCCTGACCGCCGGCGGAGTCCTCCCGCCCGGCGTCGCCACCGCCGTCGGCGCCGAACTCGCCGCCGCCGACCGAGAGATCAGGCCCGGCGGCCCCACTTCGGGCGACACCCGGACCGAGGCCGAACTGATCGTGGCCTTCGCCGACGACATACGCGACTTCGTGCACCGCAACGAACTGGCGCGGGCCGTGGTGGTGAACGTCGCCTCCACCGAACCCGCCTCCCAGGGGCCCGACGCGCCGCTGCCGGCCAGCACCCTGTACGCGCTGGCCGCCCTGCGCGCGGGCTGCCCCTACGTCAACTTCACCCCGTCCGAGGGCATGCACCACACCGCCGCCGCCAGCGAGGCGGAGCGGAGCGGCCTGCCCTACGCCGGCCGGGACGGCAAGACCGGACAGACCCTGCTGCGGGCCGTGCTGGGCCCGATGTTCGCCCAGCGGGCGCTGACCGTACGGGCCTGGTCCGGCACCAACCTGCTCGGCGGCGGCGACGGCGCGGCCCTCGCCGACCCGGCCGCCGCGGCGGCGAAGAACGCCGGCAAGGAACGCGTCCTGGCCGACACCCTCGGAACCGTTCCCGAGGGCGAGGTCCACATCGACGACGTCCCGGCGCTCGGCGACTGGAAGACCGCCTGGGACCACATCGCCTTCGACGGCTTCCTCGGCACCCGCATGGTCCTCCAGACGATCTGGCAGGGCTGCGACTCGGCCCTCGCGGCACCCCTCGTGCTGGACCTGGCCCGGCTGACCGCCCGCGCCCACGAGGCCGGTGTCAGCGGCCCCCTGACCGACCTGGGCTTCTTCTTCAAGGACCCGGTGGGGGACGGGCCGGCGGCCCTGGGGGAGCAGTACGCGGCGCTGGTCGCGTTCGGCGAGCGGCTGCGGGCGCCGTCGTCGACGGCGCGGCCTCCGGGGGACGCGGCGCCGGGCGAGCGGTCGTGA